The following proteins come from a genomic window of Alphaproteobacteria bacterium:
- a CDS encoding XRE family transcriptional regulator: protein MVTIADRIKRTRTNKGLTQAALANALDINQSTVAYWENNRSEPDARTVETLGRILGVTPEWIMFGGTSAKSIGPSFAPPPTAKAHKDLPVLGMAQAGKHSTLVITETPVSFIDRPPNLAGNNSAFAVWVAGKSMEPRFRLGEIIYINPAKPVDAGCFVLIELLDGSAFVKELIKQTQSKVILRQYNPAKDLEIALTEVKNIYRVVGCSEG from the coding sequence ATGGTAACGATCGCCGACCGGATTAAACGAACCCGTACCAACAAAGGCTTAACCCAAGCGGCGCTGGCCAATGCGCTTGATATCAATCAATCCACGGTGGCGTACTGGGAAAACAACCGCAGCGAACCCGATGCCAGGACCGTGGAAACCTTGGGACGAATATTGGGCGTCACACCCGAATGGATTATGTTCGGCGGCACTTCGGCTAAATCCATTGGACCCAGCTTTGCCCCTCCCCCTACCGCGAAAGCACACAAAGACTTGCCGGTTTTGGGTATGGCACAGGCGGGAAAACATAGCACCCTTGTCATCACCGAAACGCCGGTTTCTTTTATTGACCGGCCGCCGAATCTTGCCGGCAATAACAGCGCGTTCGCCGTGTGGGTTGCCGGTAAATCCATGGAGCCACGGTTTCGGTTGGGGGAAATTATTTATATCAACCCCGCCAAACCCGTCGATGCCGGGTGCTTTGTATTGATTGAACTGCTGGATGGCAGCGCCTTTGTCAAAGAATTGATCAAACAAACCCAAAGCAAAGTAATCTTGCGCCAATATAATCCCGCCAAGGATCTGGAAATCGCCCTAACCGAGGTTAAAAATATCTATCGTGTGGTGGGATGTAGCGAGGGATAA
- the metC gene encoding cystathionine beta-lyase translates to MKTKKIETRLTHAGRGKEHFINPPVTRAATILFDSVAHMYSLEEGRYDGKDLYYGRYGTSTTHSLTEALATMEGCDRAVIYPSGVAAAVGAMLTILKPGDHMLMTEGDYPNSKRAAEEILRPMQVDTEYYDPLIGAGIEKKIRPNTRAIYMESPASSTMEFQDIPAIVKVARNHNITTIIDNTWGTPLRFRPLQLGVDLVIQSATKHISGHSDVMMGVVSGQQPLIDKVARQAVVLGYCVSADEAYLALRGLRTMQVRMDQCEKSAREIAGYLKNRAEIVAVLHPEFDAPGKEIFARDFSGGNGVFSFVLNPKYDDAAAARFVDGMKLFGLGFSWGGFESLIVPQNPTRSFSSIPKGRIIRLSIGLENVKDLIEDLSAGFSRL, encoded by the coding sequence ATGAAAACCAAAAAAATTGAAACCAGACTGACCCATGCCGGCCGAGGCAAAGAACATTTTATCAATCCGCCGGTAACCCGCGCGGCGACCATATTGTTCGATTCAGTCGCGCATATGTATAGTTTGGAAGAAGGCCGTTATGACGGCAAAGATTTATATTACGGCCGCTATGGCACTTCGACCACGCACTCTTTGACCGAAGCGCTTGCCACTATGGAAGGGTGTGATCGCGCCGTGATTTATCCAAGCGGTGTTGCAGCGGCTGTTGGCGCGATGTTAACGATACTGAAACCCGGCGATCACATGTTAATGACCGAAGGCGATTATCCAAACAGCAAGCGCGCCGCGGAAGAAATATTGCGCCCGATGCAAGTAGATACAGAATATTACGACCCACTGATCGGCGCTGGAATAGAAAAAAAAATTCGCCCCAATACGCGTGCGATATACATGGAAAGTCCCGCTAGCAGCACCATGGAATTCCAAGACATCCCTGCCATTGTCAAGGTGGCGCGCAACCATAACATTACAACAATCATCGACAATACCTGGGGCACGCCCTTGCGATTCCGCCCGTTGCAATTAGGTGTCGATCTTGTGATTCAATCCGCAACCAAACATATTTCCGGACACAGCGATGTAATGATGGGTGTCGTTAGTGGCCAACAACCCTTGATCGATAAAGTCGCGCGCCAAGCTGTAGTGTTGGGATATTGCGTTTCTGCCGACGAGGCTTACCTGGCTTTACGCGGTTTGCGCACCATGCAAGTGCGCATGGATCAATGTGAAAAATCCGCGCGTGAAATTGCCGGGTATTTAAAAAATCGCGCGGAAATTGTTGCGGTTCTTCACCCGGAATTCGACGCCCCAGGCAAGGAAATTTTTGCGCGCGATTTTTCCGGCGGCAATGGAGTATTCAGTTTTGTATTAAATCCAAAATATGATGACGCCGCGGCAGCGCGTTTTGTCGACGGAATGAAATTATTTGGCCTGGGGTTCAGTTGGGGCGGATTTGAAAGCCTGATTGTTCCCCAAAATCCTACCCGCTCCTTCAGTTCGATTCCAAAAGGGAGAATAATTCGATTAAGCATCGGTTTGGAAAACGTAAAAGACCTTATTGAAGATTTGAGCGCAGGTTTTTCACGTTTATAA
- a CDS encoding MFS transporter, with translation MGKTSATKSGIFSLAVFVSALGYFVDVYDLLLFNIVRLPSLRDLGVAETDLFHTGIWIINLQLIGLLVGGVLFGILGDKIGRTKLLFLSIFTYSLATLGCAFVQQVSTYALLRFIAGIGLSGELGLAITLVTEILPLKKRGYGTTLIAGFAPAGAVMAAMLAQILDWRTCYLIGSIMGFALLFLRMQVKDSMIFLQQPKDKSRGNLRIFFGNWRRTARFVGCILIGMPVPYVMYMLAGFAPELTKSFGLLPVMTAAEAILWGYIGFTLGDFAGGLLSQWLQSRRTALLSFMVFGFAASSYFLMTGYDHDKIWFQMFYCLLGLSVGCWTIVVTISAESFGTNLRATAATNAPNIARATFVPMSLIVAYLQPSIGILDSMLVLGIIVFTLTFISAYLLSDTFHKDLDYAER, from the coding sequence ATGGGCAAAACCTCTGCAACAAAATCCGGTATTTTCAGCCTGGCTGTTTTTGTATCGGCCTTAGGCTATTTCGTAGATGTATATGACTTGCTGTTATTTAACATCGTCCGTTTACCTAGTTTACGCGATTTGGGGGTAGCAGAAACAGATTTATTCCATACCGGTATTTGGATTATCAATCTGCAATTGATCGGCTTGCTCGTGGGCGGAGTTTTGTTCGGCATTTTGGGCGATAAAATCGGCCGCACCAAATTGTTGTTCCTTAGTATTTTCACTTATTCCCTGGCAACTTTAGGCTGTGCCTTTGTACAGCAAGTATCAACTTATGCCTTATTACGTTTTATTGCCGGAATTGGACTTTCCGGCGAATTGGGATTGGCTATTACTTTAGTCACGGAAATATTGCCGCTGAAAAAACGCGGTTATGGCACCACATTAATTGCCGGTTTTGCGCCTGCAGGCGCAGTTATGGCCGCAATGTTGGCGCAAATTTTGGATTGGCGGACATGTTATTTGATCGGATCGATCATGGGTTTTGCGCTGTTATTCTTACGTATGCAGGTGAAAGATTCAATGATCTTTCTACAACAACCCAAAGATAAAAGCCGCGGCAACTTGCGTATATTTTTCGGCAATTGGCGGCGCACCGCACGTTTCGTTGGTTGCATTTTAATCGGTATGCCAGTGCCTTATGTCATGTATATGCTGGCAGGCTTCGCGCCAGAACTAACCAAATCTTTTGGCCTTTTACCAGTTATGACTGCCGCAGAAGCGATTTTATGGGGTTACATCGGATTTACCTTAGGTGATTTTGCAGGTGGATTGCTAAGCCAATGGTTACAATCCAGACGCACAGCCTTATTGTCTTTTATGGTATTTGGTTTTGCCGCCAGCAGTTATTTTTTGATGACCGGTTACGACCATGACAAAATTTGGTTTCAAATGTTTTATTGCTTACTGGGTCTAAGTGTTGGCTGTTGGACAATTGTTGTGACCATCAGCGCTGAATCGTTCGGCACTAATTTGCGCGCCACCGCCGCAACCAACGCGCCTAATATCGCCAGAGCCACTTTTGTGCCGATGAGCTTAATTGTCGCATACTTACAACCATCAATTGGCATCTTGGATTCGATGCTGGTACTAGGAATCATCGTATTTACCCTTACTTTTATTTCGGCCTATTTGCTATCCGATACTTTTCATAAAGATTTAGATTATGCCGAACGCTAA
- a CDS encoding DUF192 domain-containing protein → MRLIIATLLLLGFMNCAIAQDGAKTNMPYPPEEKSETTEMVILGTNGKQHRFTIEIARTEAQKAKGLMNRTELGADQGMIFLFDPPVEVGMWMKNTLIPLDMVFVNDKNRIFRLREGKPMDLTILRSMGKTTAVIELPGGTVKKQNIRLGDRILTPVLKNQPSAGGSGGQGGGMSPSHN, encoded by the coding sequence ATGCGCCTAATCATTGCTACTCTTTTATTGCTGGGATTTATGAATTGCGCCATTGCTCAGGATGGCGCGAAAACCAATATGCCTTATCCGCCGGAAGAAAAATCCGAGACAACGGAAATGGTGATTTTGGGTACCAATGGAAAACAGCATCGGTTTACAATCGAGATCGCGCGGACCGAAGCACAAAAAGCCAAAGGCTTGATGAATCGCACCGAACTTGGCGCGGATCAGGGCATGATATTCTTGTTCGATCCCCCGGTCGAAGTGGGTATGTGGATGAAGAATACATTGATTCCGTTGGATATGGTTTTTGTGAACGATAAAAACCGTATTTTTCGCCTGCGCGAGGGCAAGCCGATGGACCTGACTATTTTGCGGTCTATGGGCAAAACAACAGCGGTTATTGAATTACCGGGTGGAACGGTAAAAAAACAAAATATCCGTCTTGGTGACCGGATTTTAACGCCAGTATTGAAAAATCAGCCTTCTGCAGGGGGTTCTGGCGGCCAGGGCGGCGGAATGAGCCCCTCGCATAATTAA
- a CDS encoding oxidoreductase, whose product MQVRILKPAKTAMSSGTRKTKKWVIEFPPQDRPDPNALMGWAESIDTIKQMKLHFDSLDEAQAYCKKKGWDCAVVEPEQRTQKSKSYADNFRFNKFS is encoded by the coding sequence ATGCAAGTCCGAATTTTAAAACCCGCTAAAACCGCTATGTCGTCTGGCACCCGTAAAACCAAAAAATGGGTGATTGAATTTCCGCCGCAAGATCGGCCGGATCCGAATGCATTGATGGGCTGGGCAGAATCGATCGATACGATCAAGCAAATGAAATTGCATTTTGACTCGCTGGACGAAGCACAGGCATATTGTAAGAAAAAAGGATGGGACTGCGCAGTAGTTGAACCGGAACAACGCACGCAAAAATCCAAGTCCTACGCCGACAATTTCCGCTTCAATAAATTTAGTTAA
- a CDS encoding DNA alkylation repair protein — protein MPNAKLTPIFLRQLQKHKNATHAKWDKAYHKSSRTHWGVRAAFSKQVVKDTAQKRSEEELLTLAKDLWATDQFDAMIAATRILCLPQVKPSKKLWQTIKQFLKDVDGWALQDNMAPAAWKCILADEKLLDELNGWTEHPNFWMRRAVLVYTLPYAKLGRNPERMLDWAGQYADDEEWFIQKAIGWWLRDLGSHNSARVIEFLNAYNTQLKYVAKHEATRKLKPEWRKKIKQIN, from the coding sequence ATGCCGAACGCTAAATTAACACCCATTTTTTTGCGGCAATTACAGAAACACAAAAACGCCACTCATGCAAAATGGGATAAGGCCTATCACAAATCTTCGCGTACGCATTGGGGTGTTCGCGCTGCCTTTTCCAAACAAGTGGTCAAAGATACGGCCCAGAAACGCAGCGAGGAAGAATTACTGACATTGGCAAAAGATTTATGGGCCACCGATCAGTTTGACGCGATGATTGCTGCCACGCGCATTTTGTGCCTGCCGCAAGTCAAACCCAGCAAAAAATTATGGCAAACCATCAAGCAATTTTTAAAAGATGTCGATGGCTGGGCATTGCAGGACAATATGGCGCCAGCCGCGTGGAAATGTATTTTGGCCGATGAAAAATTATTGGATGAATTGAATGGCTGGACCGAACATCCCAATTTTTGGATGCGTCGCGCGGTATTGGTTTACACCTTGCCCTATGCCAAATTGGGCCGAAATCCGGAACGCATGTTAGACTGGGCCGGGCAATATGCAGACGACGAAGAATGGTTCATTCAAAAAGCGATTGGATGGTGGCTGCGCGATTTGGGATCGCATAATTCTGCGCGCGTGATTGAATTTCTAAATGCCTATAATACGCAATTGAAATACGTGGCAAAGCATGAAGCAACGCGCAAATTAAAACCAGAATGGCGCAAGAAAATAAAACAAATTAACTAA